AGCGCGTCATCGCATTCGCTCTTGCCGCGTCGGCGGCGATTCCCGCCGCGGCACAGGATGTCCAGGTGCCGTCCTTCACATTGCCGGTCTCCAACCAGCTCAGCCCGGAGGCGCGGGCGGTGTTCGACCGGATGCGCGCCGCGACTGCGCCCAGCGAGATCGCCGGCAACGTCGCGAAGCAGCGTGCCTTCTATCAGACCTACAATGACGATCGGCTCGCCGAGATGCGCCGGCACTTCCGCACCACCGAGCGGCGCGAGACGATCGCGGGCGTCACCGTCGACATCGTCGAGCCCGCCGACGGCATCGCGCCCGCCAACCGCGATCGCGTGCTGATCAACGTCCATGGCGGCGCCTTCATGTGGGGATCGGGCAGCGGCGCGCTGGTGGAGGCGATCCCGATCGCGGCGCGGATGCGGATCAGGGTGGTGACGGTAGATTACCGGCTGGCGCCAGATCATCATTATCCTGCCGCTTCGGAGGATGTGGCCGCGGTCTATCGCGCCTATCTGAAGCATCATCCCGCCGCCAACATCGGCATCTATGGCTGCTCGGCGGGCGGGGTGATCACCGCGCAGGCAACCGCATGGATCCGCAAGGCGGGGCTGCCGCGCCCCGGTGCGATCGGCACCTTCTGCGGCACCGGCGCACCCTATTCGGGCGACAGCCCGTTCCTCGCCGATCCGATCACCGGGGGCGCCCCGCGCAATCCGGCGCCGCTGCCGCCGACCTTGCCCACCGCCTATATGGCGGGCGTGCCGGCGGCGGATGGGGCCGCCTATCCCTTGATGTCCGACGACGAGGTGCGCGCGATGCCGCCCACCCTGCTGCTGGCGGGCGGGCGCGACTTCGCGGTCGGCGCGCTGACCCTCGCGCATCGGCGGCTGGCGCGGCTGGGCGTCGAGAGCGAATTGCAGCTGTTCGACGGTTTGCCGCACGCCTTCTTCGTCTGGCCCGACATGCCGGAATCGATCGAGGCCTATGATCTGATCGCGCGCTTCTTCGATCGGCACCTATCCCGTCCCGCCCGGGCTGCGACAGAAGGTGAGAGGCGTTCGCTCGGGCCTGACCAATCCGCGCGCTGAATAGCGGCACAAATGTCACACTGCTGCAATGGTTAACCCGGCAGCAGCCTCTTCGCATTGCCGACTGTCCCCCCCGGCATTAGGTCACGCGCAATGGCGCAAAGACCGCCGCTGAAAGAGAACAGGAAGGGACATAGTCATGATGATCCGCTCATCGGTTCAGGCGCTTCTGCTGGGCGTCTCGCCCGCGGTGCTGATCTGGGCCACGCCCGCTGTCGCGCAGACCGAAGCTGCGCCCCCCGCCGAAACCACCGAAGCCGAGCCCGCCCCGCAGGAGGAAACGGGTGAGGACATCGTCGTCGTCGGCACCGCCGGCGGCGGGACGCGCCGTCAGGACGCGTCGTTCGCGGTGACCACGCTGAGCGCCGACACGATCGCGCGCGCGGCGCCGAACAGCACCGCGGATCTTCTCCGCACCGTGCCGGGCGTCATGGCGGAAAGCTCGGGCGGCCAGAACGGCGCCAACATCTTCGTGCGCGGCTACCCCTCGGGCGGCGACGCGCAGTTCGTGACCTTCCAGGTCGCCGGCGTGCCGATCTTCCCGCCGCCGACCCTGTCGTTCCTCGAAAACTCCCAGCTGATCCGGCTCGACGAGACCGTCCAGCGGGTGGAGGCGGTGCGCGGGGGCACGGGATCGCTGTTCTCGAACGGCCAGCCGGGCCTGACCGTCAACGTCGTCCAGCGGACCGGCGGCAGCGCGCTGCACGGCCTCGCGAAGGTCTCATACACCGATTATGACGAGGTGCGCGGCGATGCGTGGATCTCGGGTCCGCTCGGCGAAGATACCAGCTTCATGATCGGCGGCTTCTACGCCCAGGGCAACGGCATCCGCGATCCGCAGTTCCGTGGCGAGAAGGGCGGCCAGATCACCGCCAACATCCACCATGATTTCGACACCCGCGGCACGGTGGACATCTATGTCCGCTATCTCAACGATCGCGGGCAGTGGCTGCTGCCGATCCCGGTGATCCAGAACGGCCGCAGTGTCAGCGCCTATCCCGGGTTCGACGCCGGCACCGGCGCGCTCCCGGGCCGCGAAACGCGGATCACGACGAACAATGCCGGGCGGACCCTCGATCTGGCGGAGGGCCGTGGCGCCGACGTGATCAACGCCGGGCTGGCCTTCGAATATGAGCTGGTCGATGGGCTGCGCTTGCGCGAGCGCCTGTCCTACCTGGGCGGCAATGCCGATACGGTCGGCCTCGTGCCGACCGATCCGCCGCGCAGCGCCGCGGACATGGCGGTGACGCTGGGCGGCGCCGGCGCGACCGTCGGCAGCCTCACCTATGCCAATGGCGGCGGCGCGGTTTCCGGCGGTGCCTCGGCGCAGGTGATGCGCGCGGGCATCTGGGAGGTGCGCAAGAAGATCGACTCCTTCGTCAACGATCTCGGCCTCGAATTCACCAGCGGCAACAACAAGCTGACCGGCGGCTTCTATTACGCTGCGTACAACACGCGCGACCGCTGGGCGCTGGGCAACCAGGTGCTGCTGGCTGCCGAACCCAATGCGCGGGTGCTCAACCTGACGCTGGGGGACGGCCGCATCGCCACGCGCGACGGCTTCACCTCGGGCGCGGGCTTCCTCGTCGATGCCTTTTATGAAGGCCAGGACTATGCCTTCTACGCGGTCGACGAACTGCAGATCACACCCGAACTGCGCATCGACGGCGGCATCCGCTGGCAGAAGCACATCGTCGATGCGGCGATCCGCACGCCCTCGGGCACGATCAACCAGGATGGCGATCCGACGACGCTCTACGACAACGCGACCAACGTGTTCGGCGAACGCCGCTTCGTCGACTATTCGGAAGACGAATGGTCATGGACGGCCGGCGCCAATTACGACTTCACCAGCCAGATCGGCGTCTTCCTGCGCTACAGCCGCGGCAACAGCTTCCCGCAGTTCGACAATCTGCGCGAGGGGCTGTTCATCACCGCGCAGGTGGATACCTATGAAGGCGGGCTGAAGCTGTCGCTGCCCTATGCCAACCTCTACGCCACGGTCTTCCACAACAAGTTCGAAGGTCTGGCGACGACGCAGCTCATCGACAACACCCCGGTCAGCGCGATCGGCGGCGCGAAGGCGACCGGTGTCGAGCTGGAAGGCCAGATCCGGCCGTTCCGGGGCTTCAGCGTGTCGGCGGCGGGCACCTATCTGGATGCCACCTACGAGGATTTCTTCAGCGGCGGCGGCACCATCGACAACACTGGCAACCGCGTGCAGCGCCAGCCGAAATGGGCATGGCGCGTGACGCCCGCCTATGAGCTGGACGTGGGCGGCTTCACCCCCTCGATCTTCGCGACCCTGCAATATACCGGCGACCGCTTCTCGGACCCCGAGAACAACCAGCTGCTGCCGCGCTTCTACCAGCTCGATGCGGGCGTTTCGGTGGATATCAACGAGCGGCTGAAGCTGCAGGTCACCGGCAACAACCTGACCGACGAGCTGGGGCTGACCGAGGGCAATCCGCGCATCATCGGATCGCAGGGATCGGGCCCGATCCTCGCGCGCCCGATCCTGGGCCGGTCCTTCCGGTTCAGCGCCGCGTACAGCTTCTGATCGGGGGCGGCTGCGCCATCCGGTTGTCGCGGGAGACCTGACGATGGATCGGCGCAGCTTCCTTCGGGCGACGTCCGGCCTTGCGGCCGGCGCCGCGATCGCGCCGGCGGTGCGTGCCGCCGGCGCGAACCCGCAGCGCAATATCCTGCTGATGATCTCTGACGATCAGGGGCTGGATCTGGGCTGCTACGGCGTGCCGATCCGCACGCCGCGGCTCGACCGGCTGGCGGGGGAGGGAACGCGCTTCACCCGCGCCTTTGCCGCGGTCTCCTCGTGCAGCCCCAGCCGCGCGGTGATCAACACCGGACTCTACACGCACCAGAACGGCATGTACGGGCTGCAGCACGACGTGCACCACCAGTCGCTGCTCGACGGCATCGAGACCTTGCCGGCGATGCTGCGGCGCGCAGGCTACGCGACTGCGCTGGTCGGCAAGAAGCATGTCGGCCCCGACAGCGCCTTTCCCTACGAAGCCGAACTGGTGCCGGAACGCTCAGGCATCCGCGACGTGCGCGAACTGGCGATCGCCACGACCAGCTTCATCCGCTCCACCGACGACCGGCCCTTCTTCGTCACGGTCGCCTACAGCGATCCGCACCGCGCCGCGGGCGGTTATGGCAATGAGCGCCCGTGGCCGGGTGTGACGGCGGAGCATTACGATCCGGCGCGGGTGCCGATCCCGTCGCATCTGCCGGATCTGCCGGCGGTGCGCGCCGATCTGGCGGGCTATTATGAATCGCTCAGCCGGCTCGACACCGGCATCGGCATGATCCTCGACGACCTCGCCGCCACCGGGCGCGCCGAGGATACGCTGGTAATCTTCCTCAGCGACAACGGCCGGCCGTTTCCCGGCGCCAAGACCAACCTCTACGGCCCCGGCCTGCACCTGCCGCTGATCGTCCGCGCGCCCGGTACGGCGGCGGCGGTGAACGACGCGATGGTGAGCTGGGTGGATATCGCGCCGACCGTGCTGGCCTTCGCCGGGGTCGATCCGCCGAGTGGCTACAAGCTGTCGGGCACTTCGCTGCTGCCGCTGCTGGGGAAGAGCGGCGGGGCGGGGCGAGACGAGGTGTTCGCCAGCCACGACTTCCACGAGATCAATCAATATTATCCGATGCGCAGCATTCGCACGCGCACGCACAGCTACATCCTCAACCTCGCGCATCCGCTCGACTATCCGATCGCCGGCGACGTCGCGGGGTCGCCATCTTGGCAGGCGATCGCCGCCGATCCCGCGATCCGCCTCGGCAAGCGCACGCAGCGCGCCTATCTCAAGCGCCCCGCCGAGGAGCTTTACGACCTCGCGCGCGATCCCGACGAACTGGTCAACCTCGCCAGCGATCCCGCGCAGAAGCGCGTTCTCGACGATCTGCGCGGGAAACTGCGCGCCGTGCGCGCGGCGACGCGCGATCCCTGGCTGGCCGGGCAGACCGATCCCTTCGCCCATCTGCAGCACAAGCCATGAGCGGGGATCCGACGCGCCGTGGCGTGCCGCCGGCGGGCCCGGGGAACGGTCATTGCGCGGCGGCGGTCTTCATCAGATCCGGCCAGCGCTCGTCGATCGCGCTCGCCACGCCGTTGGTCCAGCCGAAGCCGTCCTGATTGGGATATTCGCCGCCGCCGCCGGGCTTGCGCTCTTCGACGTCATATTTCTCCAGCATCTTGCCGGTCTCGGCATAGGCGCGCGCGACGGTGCCCATCCAGCGGCCGGCGATGTCGCGGGCGAGGTCGGTTTCGCCGTAGCGGGCGAGGCCGTCGATCGCGACCCATTGCAGCGGCGCCCAGCCATTGGGCACGTCCCACTGCAGCCCGGTCCGCACCGTGGTCGTCCGCAGCCCGCCGGGGGCCAGCAGCCTGGCGCGCACCGTCGTCGCGGTCGCCTTGGCCTGCGCGGGCGTCGCCGCGCCGACGAACAGCGGATAGAGCGAAGCCGCGCTCAGCGCCGGGGTGGGTTTGCGCGTCTCACGGTCCCAGTCGGCGAAACGGCCCTCGCGCGCGACCCAGAAATAGCGGCTGATCGCGGCCTTGCGCTTGCCGGCGAGCGCGGTGAACACGGTCGTGCAGGCGGCG
The window above is part of the Sphingomonas sanxanigenens DSM 19645 = NX02 genome. Proteins encoded here:
- a CDS encoding alpha/beta hydrolase, which codes for MKRVIAFALAASAAIPAAAQDVQVPSFTLPVSNQLSPEARAVFDRMRAATAPSEIAGNVAKQRAFYQTYNDDRLAEMRRHFRTTERRETIAGVTVDIVEPADGIAPANRDRVLINVHGGAFMWGSGSGALVEAIPIAARMRIRVVTVDYRLAPDHHYPAASEDVAAVYRAYLKHHPAANIGIYGCSAGGVITAQATAWIRKAGLPRPGAIGTFCGTGAPYSGDSPFLADPITGGAPRNPAPLPPTLPTAYMAGVPAADGAAYPLMSDDEVRAMPPTLLLAGGRDFAVGALTLAHRRLARLGVESELQLFDGLPHAFFVWPDMPESIEAYDLIARFFDRHLSRPARAATEGERRSLGPDQSAR
- a CDS encoding TonB-dependent receptor; protein product: MMIRSSVQALLLGVSPAVLIWATPAVAQTEAAPPAETTEAEPAPQEETGEDIVVVGTAGGGTRRQDASFAVTTLSADTIARAAPNSTADLLRTVPGVMAESSGGQNGANIFVRGYPSGGDAQFVTFQVAGVPIFPPPTLSFLENSQLIRLDETVQRVEAVRGGTGSLFSNGQPGLTVNVVQRTGGSALHGLAKVSYTDYDEVRGDAWISGPLGEDTSFMIGGFYAQGNGIRDPQFRGEKGGQITANIHHDFDTRGTVDIYVRYLNDRGQWLLPIPVIQNGRSVSAYPGFDAGTGALPGRETRITTNNAGRTLDLAEGRGADVINAGLAFEYELVDGLRLRERLSYLGGNADTVGLVPTDPPRSAADMAVTLGGAGATVGSLTYANGGGAVSGGASAQVMRAGIWEVRKKIDSFVNDLGLEFTSGNNKLTGGFYYAAYNTRDRWALGNQVLLAAEPNARVLNLTLGDGRIATRDGFTSGAGFLVDAFYEGQDYAFYAVDELQITPELRIDGGIRWQKHIVDAAIRTPSGTINQDGDPTTLYDNATNVFGERRFVDYSEDEWSWTAGANYDFTSQIGVFLRYSRGNSFPQFDNLREGLFITAQVDTYEGGLKLSLPYANLYATVFHNKFEGLATTQLIDNTPVSAIGGAKATGVELEGQIRPFRGFSVSAAGTYLDATYEDFFSGGGTIDNTGNRVQRQPKWAWRVTPAYELDVGGFTPSIFATLQYTGDRFSDPENNQLLPRFYQLDAGVSVDINERLKLQVTGNNLTDELGLTEGNPRIIGSQGSGPILARPILGRSFRFSAAYSF
- a CDS encoding sulfatase family protein, with protein sequence MDRRSFLRATSGLAAGAAIAPAVRAAGANPQRNILLMISDDQGLDLGCYGVPIRTPRLDRLAGEGTRFTRAFAAVSSCSPSRAVINTGLYTHQNGMYGLQHDVHHQSLLDGIETLPAMLRRAGYATALVGKKHVGPDSAFPYEAELVPERSGIRDVRELAIATTSFIRSTDDRPFFVTVAYSDPHRAAGGYGNERPWPGVTAEHYDPARVPIPSHLPDLPAVRADLAGYYESLSRLDTGIGMILDDLAATGRAEDTLVIFLSDNGRPFPGAKTNLYGPGLHLPLIVRAPGTAAAVNDAMVSWVDIAPTVLAFAGVDPPSGYKLSGTSLLPLLGKSGGAGRDEVFASHDFHEINQYYPMRSIRTRTHSYILNLAHPLDYPIAGDVAGSPSWQAIAADPAIRLGKRTQRAYLKRPAEELYDLARDPDELVNLASDPAQKRVLDDLRGKLRAVRAATRDPWLAGQTDPFAHLQHKP